In a single window of the Gossypium hirsutum isolate 1008001.06 chromosome A13, Gossypium_hirsutum_v2.1, whole genome shotgun sequence genome:
- the LOC107893302 gene encoding transcription factor bHLH149 — protein sequence MASFLPDLEPGPEMSPEFERKKRRKTEGNPPSFHPTQGNRRIKQWRTQREQRIYSSNLIESLRRSPTATGNYVRDMAYRLLAVSAKGTTRWSRAILLGRLAAGAKMRKHKRAKVGANRKLRKPVSNRQKRKLPAVERKLMALGRLLPGCRKLPLANLLEETSDYIAALEMQVRAMTAISEFLASGGAQPPAGRLVNS from the coding sequence ATGGCTTCTTTCTTACCAGACCTCGAACCAGGCCCTGAGATGTCACCGGAGTTTGAACGGAAGAAACGGAGGAAAACCGAAGGAAACCCACCTTCTTTTCATCCTACGCAAGGCAACCGTAGAATCAAGCAATGGCGAACCCAACGAGAACAACGGATCTACTCCTCCAACCTCATCGAATCTCTCCGTCGTTCTCCAACAGCGACCGGAAACTATGTCCGTGACATGGCGTACAGACTTCTTGCTGTCTCGGCCAAGGGTACAACGCGGTGGAGCAGAGCCATTCTCCTGGGCCGACTCGCTGCTGGTGCCAAGATGAGGAAGCATAAGAGAGCCAAGGTTGGCGCCAATAGGAAGTTGAGGAAGCCGGTGAGTAACAGACAGAAGAGAAAACTGCCGGCCGTTGAGAGGAAGTTGATGGCTTTGGGACGTCTTCTCCCCGGTTGCCGGAAACTACCGTTGGCGAACCTTCTAGAAGAGACTAGCGATTACATAGCAGCTTTAGAGATGCAAGTTCGAGCCATGACAGCTATCAGCGAGTTTCTCGCCAGCGGCGGTGCACAGCCGCCGGCTGGTCGGCTTGTCAACTCGTAA
- the LOC107893301 gene encoding uncharacterized protein: MSLVTEEIKASASEIYHGDEICQEKSKFLLEEVGMPRGLLPLRDIEECGYVKDTGFVWLKQKKSITHRFEKIGKLVSYATEVTAVVEKGKIKKLTGVKTKELLVWITLSDIQVDDPPTGKITFKTPSGLFRTFPVSAFEIEGEQVKGSKGKDEEKQVNGAVEVKEV; the protein is encoded by the coding sequence atgtcTCTTGTGACAGAAGAGATAAAAGCGAGTGCATCAGAGATTTACCATGGAGATGAGATATGCCAGGAGAAATCCAAGTTTTTGTTGGAGGAAGTAGGCATGCCAAGGGGGCTTTTGCCACTTAGAGACATCGAAGAATGTGGGTACGTGAAGGACACAGGTTTCGTGTGGCTCAAACAAAAGAAGAGCATCACCCACAGGTTCGAAAAGATAGGGAAGCTGGTTTCCTATGCAACTGAAGTCACGGCTGTCGTTGAGAAAGGCAAGATCAAGAAGCTGACTGGGGTGAAGACCAAAGAGCTTTTGGTTTGGATCACACTGAGTGATATCCAAGTGGATGATCCTCCCACTGGGAAGATCACTTTCAAGACTCCTTCAGGGCTGTTTAGGACTTTCCCTGTATCAGCTTTTGAGATTGAAGGTGAACAAGTTAAGGGTTCTAAGGGTAAGGATGAAGAGAAACAAGTGAATGGAGCTGTCGAAGTGAAGGAAGTCTAG
- the LOC107893300 gene encoding protein AGENET DOMAIN (AGD)-CONTAINING P1: protein MTKRKPTTAPATNDPPHLQPGSQVEISSNDPGFRGSWYTGVIIKRPSSKKPSKFLVQYTHLFEDEAGTTPLRETIDAVDIRPLAPRESTRKFKFSEEVDAYYNDGWWEGVITKELENGNFHVYFKRSKEQLEFGEEQLRLHREWINGSWTPPLAGDEQVKESDRAVTEAKMKFSKVVTQEKLKRDNAASKKKSKSGLAGSGEKLRSSKITMDKFFCKGAHVEVTSDEDGFEGAWFAGTIVKVVGKDRYLVQYESLRTDDDTDFLKEEFDDLHIRPCPPEIVMADRFQKLDEVDAFYNDGWWVGVISKVLSDSKYEVYFKATKEEMKFEHSELRLHQDWINGKWVAAFQALKS, encoded by the exons ATGACAAAACGTAAGCCCACCACTGCCCCCGCCACCAACGACCCTCCTCACCTGCAACCTGGTTCCCAAGTGGAGATCAGTTCCAACGACCCTGGGTTCCGTGGTTCATGGTACACCGGCGTCATCATCAAGCGCCCTTCTTCTAAAAAGCCCAGCAAATTCCTAGTCCAATACACCCACCTCTTCGAGGACGAGGCTGGTACTACACCCTTGAGGGAAACCATCGACGCTGTGGATATACGCCCTCTGGCCCCTCGAGAGTCGACCAGAAAGTTTAAGTTCAGTGAAGAGGTGGATGCTTATTACAATGACGGATGGTGGGAAGGGGTGATTACTAAGGAGTTGGAGAATGGTAATTTTCATGTTTACTTCAAGAGGTCCAAGGAGCAGTTGGAGTTTGGCGAGGAGCAGTTGAGGCTTCATAGAGAGTGGATTAATGGGTCTTGGACGCCACCATTGGCGGGAGATGAGCAAGTTAAGGAG tctgACAGAGCAGTGACCGAAGCAAAGATGAAATTTAGCAAAGTTGTCACCCAAGAGAAGTTAAAGCGTGATAATGCAGCAAGCAAAAAAAAGTCAAAGTCTGGTTTAGCTGGGAGCGGAGAGAAATTGAGGTCTAGCAAAATAACAATGGATAAATTTTTTTGTAAGGGAGCACATGTTGAGGTAACCAGTGATGAAGATGGTTTTGAAGGTGCTTGGTTCGCTGGAACTATTGTTAAAGTAGTGGGGAAAGACAGGTACCTAGTTCAGTATGAGAGCTTGAGAACTGACGATGACACTGATTTCTTAAAGGAGGAGTTTGATGACCTACACATTAGACCTTGTCCACCAGAAATTGTTATGGCTGATCGGTTCCAAAAGCTTGATGAAGTTGATGCTTTCTACAATGATGGCTGGTGGGTGGGTGTGATTTCTAAGGTTCTTTCGGATTCAAAGTATGAAGTCTATTTTAAGGCTACCAAGGAGGAAATGAAGTTTGAACACTCTGAGTTAAGGCTACATCAGGACTGGATTAATGGGAAATGGGTTGCAGCTTTCCAG GCATTGAAGTCATAA
- the LOC107893297 gene encoding psbP domain-containing protein 1, chloroplastic produces MAIILDSLLPLSRPTLPARLSTPFPPSASCLCTRRNQSFQASSIPRRNAMALILSTYIFSEVGLHDNIAFAEPSVGFREYIDTFDGYSLKYPQNWIQVRGAGADIFFRDPYVLDENLSVELSSPSSSRYKTVEDLGPPEEAGKKVLKQYLTEFMSTRLGVRRESNILSTSSRVADDGKLYYQVEVNIKSYANTNELAVMPQDRVPRLEWNRRYLSVLGVENNRLYELRLQTPESVFVEEENDLRQVMDSFRVNKVAG; encoded by the exons ATGGCTATCATACTTGACTCGCTCCTGCCCCTAAGTCGACCCACCCTTCCAGCTCGCCTTTCGACGCCATTCCCTCCTTCTGCTTCTTGTCTTTGCACTCGCAGAAACCAATCG TTTCAAGCTTCTTCAATCCCAAGGAGGAATGCAATGGCCTTGATCTTATCAACATACATCTTCTCAGAAGTTGGATTACATGATAATATTGCATTTGCTGAACCATCTGTTGGGTTCAGAGAGTACATAGATACATTTGATGGGTATTCATTGAAGTACCCTCAGAACTGGATTCAAGTTCGAGGTGCTGGAGCTGATATATTCTTCAGGGACCCTTATGTTCTTGATGAAAATCTCTCAGTGGAGTTATCCTCTCCATCATCTTCCAGGTATAAGACTGTTGAAGATTTAGGTCCTCCAGAAGAAGCTGGGAAGAAAGTACTTAAGCAGTACCTGACAGAGTTCATGTCGACAAGGCTTGGTGTGAGACGTGAATCAAATATCCTTTCAACATCCTCAAGAGTTGCAGATGATGGGAAGCTATATTATCAAGTTGAG GTGAATATAAAATCATATGCAAACACCAATGAACTTGCTGTGATGCCACAAGACAGAGTACCTAGATTGGAATGGAACCGGCGGTACCTTTCTGTTCTTGGTGTTGAAAACAACCGGTTATATGAGCTGAGATTACAAACACCCGAAAGTGTATTTGTAGAAGAAGAAAATGATCTGAGGCAAGTCATGGATTCTTTTAGGGTGAACAAGGTGGCTGGCTGA
- the LOC107893296 gene encoding AP-3 complex subunit mu, translating into MLQCIFLLSDSGEVMLEKQLTGHRVDRSICDWFWDHVISQGDSFKSQPVIASPTHYLFQVVREGITFLACTQVEMPPLMGIEFLCRVSDVLSDYLGGLNEDVIKDNFVIVYELLDEMIDNGFPLTTEANILREMIAPPNIVSKVLSVVTGNSSNVSDTLPGATRSCIPWRAAEPKYANNEVYVDLVEEMDAVINRDGALVKCEVYGEVRVNSHLSGLPDLTLSFANPSILDDVRFHPCVRFRPWESHQVLSFVPPDGEFKLMSYRIKKLKSTPLYVKPQLTSDAGKCRVNVLVGIRNDPGKTIDSITLEFQLPPCILSADLNSNHGTVNILGNKICSWTIGRIPKDKTPSLSGTLLLETELERLHVFPTFRVGFRIMGVALSGLQIDKLDLKTAPSRLYKGFRALTRAGEFEVRS; encoded by the exons ATGTTGCAGTGTATATTTCTTCTATCTGATTCTGG AGAGGTGATGCTAGAGAAACAGCTAACTGGGCATCGCGTTGACAGATCAATATGTGATTGGTTTTGGGATCATGTTATTTCTCAAGGCGATTCCTTCAAG TCACAGCCAGTGATTGCTTCACCTACTCATTATCTTTTCCAAGTAGTTCGAGAGGGGATTACATTTTTAGCTTGCACCCAAGTTGAAATGCCTCCTTTAATGGGCATCGAG TTCCTCTGCAGAGTTTCGGATGTCCTCTCGGATTATCTTGGTGGGCTGAATGAAGATGTGATAAAGGATAACTTTGTAATTGTTTATGAG CTTCTGGACGAAATGATAGACAATGGTTTCCCTCTCACAACAGAAGCAAACATTCTAAGAGAGATGATTGCTCCACCAAATATTGTCAGCAAAGTTCTGAGTGTGGTGACTGGTAATAGTTCCAATGTAAGTGATACCCTTCCTGGGGCTACAAGGTCTTGCATACCATGGAGAGCAGCAGAACCAAAATATGCAAACAATGAAGTTTATGTTGATCTTGTCGAAGAAATGGATGCAGTTATAAACAG GGATGGGGCGTTGGTCAAATGTGAAGTTTATGGTGAAGTTCGAGTAAATTCCCATCTTTCAGGTCTTCCAGATTTGACACTTTCTTTTGCGAACCCATCAATTCTAGATGATGTCAGATTCCATCCCTGCGTTCGCTTTCGTCCCTGGGAATCCCATCAAGTTTTGTCATTTGTACCTCCTGATGGAGAGTTTAAGCTTATGAGTTACAG AATTAAAAAGTTGAAGAGTACTCCCTTATATGTGAAGCCACAGCTAACTTCAGATGCTGGAAAATGCCGTGTTAATGTGTTGGTTGGTATAAGAAATGATCCTGGAAAAACAATTGACTCAATAACTTTGGAGTTTCAACTACCTCCTTGTATTTTATCAGCTGATTTGAATTCAAATCATGGAACTGTAAACATCCTCGGCAACAAG ATATGCTCTTGGACAATTGGTCGGATTCCTAAGGATAAAACCCCATCGTTGTCTGGCACATTATTGCTTGAGACAGAGCTAGAGCGTCTTCATGTTTTTCCCACGTTTCGAGTGGGTTTTAGGATTATGGGTGTTGCGCTCTCCGGCTTGCAAATAGATAAACTCGATCTGAAGACTGCACCGAGTCGTCTGTACAAAGGTTTTCGAGCTCTGACACGAGCAGGGGAATTTGAAGTGAGGTCATAA